A single Musa acuminata AAA Group cultivar baxijiao chromosome BXJ2-1, Cavendish_Baxijiao_AAA, whole genome shotgun sequence DNA region contains:
- the LOC135598563 gene encoding wound-induced basic protein codes for MIYDVNSPLFRSFLSQKGGSSGDKRKSEEQKPKEHKPKANENKPVMTE; via the exons ATGATCTACGACGTCAATTCACCTCTTTTCCGTTCCTTCCTCAGCCAGAAGGGCGGAAGCTCCGGCGACAAGCG GAAATCTGAAGAGCAGAAACCAAAGGAGCACAAACCTAAGGCAAATGAGAACAAGCCCGTGATGACAGAATGA
- the LOC135598562 gene encoding probable magnesium transporter NIPA6 — translation MGSSTDNLKGFVLALLSSGFIGASFIIKKKGLRRAAAASGVRAGVGGYSYLLEPLWWTGMITMIVGEVANFVAYAFAPAVLVTPLGALSIIVSAVLAHFILQEKLHALGILGCVMCIAGSVVIVIHAPQERAITSVQEIWNMATQTAFLLYVASVIVIVFVLVFHFAPLYGNSNVLIFTGICSLMGSLSVMSVKALGTSLKLTFEGTNQLIYPQTWYFMLVVVTCVITQMNYLNKALDTFNTAIVSPIYYVMFTTLTIVASVIMFKDWDGQGLGSIISEICGFVVVLSGTILLHVTKDFDRNASRSLYAPLSPTLTTRLCSGNGEMLKHVVEDAAYPEDACLRRQGLY, via the exons ATGGGATCCTCCACGGACAATCTGAAGGGATTCGTGCTGGCTCTGCTATCCAGCGGATTCATCGGAGCCAGTTTCATCATCAAGAAGAAGGGCCTCAGAAGGGCGGCTGCTGCTTCTGGAGTCCGAGCAG GGGTTGGTGGATACTCCTACCTCTTGGAGCCCCTCTGGTGGACTGGTATGATCACAA TGATTGTTGGAGAGGTGGCCAATTTTGTAGCTTATGCATTCGCCCCTGCAGTCCTTGTCACTCCATTGGGTGCTCTAAGCATAATTGTTAG TGCTGTTCTAGCTCACTTTATTTTACAAGAGAAATTGCATGCTCTTGGGATTTTGGGCTGTGTTATGTGCATTGCTGGTTCAGTTGTAATTGTCATTCATGCACCACAAGAAAGAGCAATTACCTCGGTCCAAGAGATATGGAATATGGCAACTCAAACTG catTCTTACTGTACGTGGCTTCAGTTATTGTCATAGTCTTCGTTCTTGTTTTCCATTTTGCTCCACTATATGGAAACTCAAATGTCTTGATCTTCACTGGCATTTGCTCTTTGATGGGCTCCCTCTCG GTAATGAGTGTTAAAGCACTAGGGACATCTTTGAAGTTGACTTTTGAGGGCACGAATCAGTTAATTTATCCACAGACATGGTATTTTATGCTGGTAGTGGTCACATGTGTGATAACGCAAATGAATTATCTTAACAAG gCTCTTGATACCTTCAATACAGCCATTGTGTCTCCAATATACTATGTGATGTTTACTACACTTACAATTGTAGCAAGTGTTATAATGTTCAAG GATTGGGACGGACAAGGtcttggaagcatcatatctgagATTTGTGGCTTCGTTGTTGTTCTCTCAGGGACTATTTTATTGCACGTGACAAAAGATTTTGATAGGAATGCCTCAAGAA GTCTATATGCTCCATTATCCCCAACCTTAACCACTCGACTTTGTTCTGGAAATGGGGAAATGCTGAAGCATGTTGTGGAGGATGCGGCATATCCAGAAGATGCATGCTTAAGAAGGCAGGGGCTCTACTAG